In Thalassococcus sp. S3, the sequence TTCGAGCGGCTCAGCCAACAGCCTTTGCCAGAGGGCGCGGTGGAGGGCCGCTGTTTCATCTACCGTCGTGACGGCGCGTGACCGCGCACGCGCTTCTTTTTTGGGCAGCCTGTCGGCAATCGTGCATATTTCTTGCAACATTGTCCCGTGGCTCTAGGGTCGTGTTCATAGAATTTGCATTCTGCGACGGTCGCACCAGCGTCTGATGCGCAGATATGACAGGAGGATGGGGATGTCTCACTTTAAGCTTGCACCAATGATCGTGGCCATGGGACTGGCGGCATCTGCCGCCACGGCCGACGATCATGGTGAGAAAGTGGTGTTTGGTACGAACTGGCTGGCGCAGGCCGAACATGGCGGGTTTTACCAGTCTGTGGCGGACGGCACCTATGCGGAATGCGGACTGGACGTGGAGATTATCTCGGGCGGCCCGCAGGTGAACAACCGCGCGCTGATGCTGGCAGGACGGATCGACTTCCACATGGGCGGCGACATGCTGCAGGCCTTCAACGCGGTGAAGGAAGGGATCCCGGTCGTTTCGGTCGCGGCGATCTTTCAGAAACACCCGCAGGTCATCGTGGCCCATCCCGGCGAGGCGGATAGCTGGGAAGAGTTGAAAGACCTCACGCTGCTGATCGGCGACAATGGCTTTACCTCCTACTATCAGTGGATGATCGCGGAGCACGGCTTCACCGTCGAACAGCGGGAGCCCTATACCTTCAACCCCGCGCCTTTCCTGGCCGACAAGCGCAAGGGGATGCAGGGCTATCTGAGTTCCGAGCCATACCTGGTGCAAAAGGAAGCGGGGTTTGAGCCCAACGTCTTCCTGATCGCCGACGCGGGCTATTCTTCCTACGCCACAACCATCGAGACGATGGCGGACACGATCGAGAATGAGCCGGAAAAGGTGAAATGCTTCGTCGATGGTTCGCTGACCGGCTGGTACAACTACCTTTATGGCGACAGCAGTGCGGCGGATGAACTTATCAAGGCAGCCAATCCGGACATGACGCAGGACAAGATCGACTTTGCCAAGGCCATGATGCGGGATGAAGGCATCGTGGACAGCGGCGCGGCCCTTGAGCTGGGCATCGGTTCGATGACGGACGAAGTGATTGGCGATTTCTATCAGAAGATGGTCGATGCGGGTGTGTTGGAAGACGGGCTCGACTGGCAATCCGCCTATACGCTGGAATTCACCAACCAGAAGGTTGGAATGGATCTGCGCCCGGGCAACTGAGCCTTTCCGCGCCGGGACGTGCGCGTCCCGGTGCCTGACATCCGAAAGACGTCGATGACCGCTGCCGCTCCGAAAGACGCCCGTCCGCTCCTTCTGCGTATGGAAGGGGTCGACAAGACTTTTGCCGGGCAGGTTGTGGCATTGAAAGGCATGTCTCTCGACGTGCGACAGGGTGACTTTATCTCGCTGCTCGGCCCGTCCGGATGTGGCAAGTCCACCGCATTGCGCTTGATTTCGGACCTGCTGCATCCGACAGCGGGGCGGATCGCTTGGGAAGGGCGCCACGATCATGGTGATCTGGGTGTGGTCTTTCAGGAACCTACCCTCATGCCGTGGGCGACGGTGGCACAGAATGTCTGGCTGCCTTTCCGGTTGCAGGGCCGCAGCTACAACGCGGTCAAGGACGAGATCCTAGAGGCATTGAAGCTGGTCGGTTTAGAGAATTTCCAGAACGCTTACCCGCGTGAATTGTCGGGCGGCATGAAAATGCGCGTCTCGATCGCGCGGGCCATGGTCACGCGGCCCCGGCTGATCCTGATGGACGAACCCTTCGCCGCTTTGGACGAGATCACACGCTTCAAGCTGAACAACGATCTGCTGGAGCTGAAAGAAAAAATCGGCTGCACGGTTATCTTCGTCACCCATTCCGTTTTCGAAAGCGTGTTCCTGTCCGACCGGATCGTGGTGATGGCCGCCCGGCCGGGCAGGGTGATCCGTGAACTGAGCGTGGATGCCCCTTATCCACGCGACGACGTGTTCCGCACCTCGGCCGACTACGCGGCCCATACCCGCGAGGCCACGGACGCGCTGCACGCGGCGATGGGAGAGGCGGCATGATCTTCTTCTCGATGAAAATACGGATAGTCCCGCCGGGCATCATGGAGCGCACCGCATGAGCATCGTCGAAGAGCGCCCGCAAAGCCCGGTGATCGACGCCGACGAGGCCGCGCGCCTGCGCGCGGCCCGGTTCGAGCGGATCGGCAAGTGGACCCTTCCGGTCCTCACATTGCTGGCCGGGCTGCTGGTCTGGGACCGGATCGTCGTCTGGAACGAGATCCCGCATTACATCCTGCCAGGGCCGCTTCTGGTCTTTGAGACGTTGATCAAGGATTGGGCCATCCTGTTCAACGCGCTGCTGGTGACGTTGCAGATCACACTCATGGCGTTGGCGGCCGCGGTTCTGGGCGGGGTCGGCCTTGCTGTGCTCTTCACCCAAAGCCGCTGGGTTGAAATGTCGTTTTATCCTTATGCGGTGATCTTGCAGGTCACACCGATCGTTGCGATCGCGCCTTTGATTTTCATCTATGTCGACAGCCGTCTTGCCGGGCTCTTGCTCTGTGCCTGGCTGGTGGCGTTCTTTCCGGTTTTGTCGAACACCACGCTGGGGCTCAACTCGGCCGACCACAACCTGCGGGACCTTTTTCGCATCTACGGCGCCACGCGCTGGCAGAAGCTGCGCTATCTGCAATTGCCTTCCGCCTTGCCCTATTTTCTGGGTGGTCTGCGCATCGCAGGCGGGTTGAGCCTGATCGGCGCGGTGGTGGCTGAATATGTCGCCGGCACGGGCGGTCTGGAATCGGGTCTGGCCTTCCGGATCCTCGAAGCGGGCTACCGCCTGAATATTCCGCGCATGTTCGCGGCCCTGATCCTGATCGCGGGGACGGGTGTGATTATCTTTGCAGGGCTCAGCTTTCTCAGCCATATGTTGCTGCGCAAGTGGCATGAGAGTGCCATCAAACGTGAGGGTTAATGCAATTCCGCGCTCTGCCCAGCGGCCCGATCACACTTGAGAATGTCACGATCCCGGCCTGCCTTCTGGGACGACAAGGCGATCTGATCCGGACCGATCTGTCCATTGCCGAGGGTCGTATTGCAGAGCCGCAGCCGTTGGCCATCGACATGAACGGCGCGATGGCGTTTCCGGCTTTCATCGACATGCACGTTCATCTCGACAAGGGCCATATCTGGGGCCGCGCGCCCAATCCCGATGGTACGTTCACCGGTGCGATTGAAACGGTGGGCGCCGACCGGCAGGCGCATTGGAGCGCCGAGGATGTGCGCCGCCGAATGGAATTCTCGCTGCGCTGCGCCTATGCGCACGGGACCCGCGCGGTGCGCACCCATCTCGACAGTATCCCGCCGCAGGATGACATCACATGGCCGGTGTTCCGCGAGTTACGCGCGGCCTGGGCGGGCCGGGTCGATCTGCAAGCTGCCTGCCTGATCGGGTGCGACGGATTCTCGGAGGACGGCGCATTCGTGCATACGGCTGATCTGGTGGCGGAATCCGGCGGCGTTCTGGGCATGGTGACCTATCCCGTCCCTGATCTGCGCGAGCGGCTGACAGGCTTTTTCCGCATGGCGGAGGCGCGGGGGCTGTCCGCGGATTTCCACGTGGACGAAACGATGGACCCGGAGGCCGAAAGCCTGCGCCTGATTGCCGAAGTCGCGCTTGAGACGGGATTTGCCAGGCCGGTCGTTGTGGGTCATTGCTGTTCGCTGTCGACCCAGGACGAGGCGCGTGCGATGGAGACGCTGGACCTCGTCGCGCGGGCGGGACTTCACGTCGTGAGCCTGCCGCTCTGCAACCTCTACCTTCAGGACCGGCATGCGGGGCGAACACCGCGCGGGCGGGGCATCACATTGGTGCACGAGATGAAAGAGCGGGGGATCAACGTGTCGTTCGCCTCGGACAATACGCGCGATCCGTTCTATGCGTATGGCGACATGGACATGCTGGAGGTCATGCGGGAGGCCACGCGGATCGGGCATCTCGATCACTCCGCCCCCGATTGGAGCCATGCCTTTCTGACCAATCCCGCCCGGGCCTGCGGCTTCGACGCACCCTCGCTTGCTGTCGGCGCACCCGCCGATCTGGTGATCTGCAAGGCGCGGAGCTGGACGGAGCTGTTCGCCCGTCCGCAGGCGGACCGGATCGTGCTGCGCGAGGGGGAGCCGATTGACCGGACCTTGCCGGATTACGCTGAACTGGACGATTTGATGAGGATGCCATGACACCGAATGTCGCCGCCGCAAAGGCCGCTTTGAGCCATCTGGAGATCGAAGAAAGCGATGCTGCGATCAAGTCGAAGAGCCGCGACTTTTTCTGGTATTCGCCGGTTCTGAAAGACCGGCTGGATCATGTGGTGGCCGATTTCGTGGTCTCGCCCAAAAGCGAGGCGGAGGTGATCGAGATCCTCAAGGTCTGCTATCAGCACGATTGCCCGGTCACGACCCGAGGGGCGGGGACGGGCAATTACGGGCAGGCTATGCCGCTGGCGGGGGGCTGCGTGATGCATCTCAAGCACATGAGTGCGGTCAAGGAGGTGCATCCGGGCCGGGTGATCGTGGAGCCGGGCTGCCTGCTGAAAGATCTGGACGCGGAATGCATCGCGCAATCAGGGCAGGAGATCCGGATGTTCTCCTCGACCTGGGCTACGGCGACGATTGGAGGATTCATCGCGGGCGGTTCGGGCGGTGTGGGGTCGTGCACTTGGGGGGCGCTGCGCGATCTGGGTAACATCATCCGGCTGCGCGTGGTGACGATGGAGGAAGAGCCGCGCGTGCTGGAGTTTCGCGGGGAGGAGCTGGCCCGGGTCAGCCACGCCTACGGCACGAACGGAATCATCACGGAGATTGAGATGCCGTTGGCACCGGCCTACGACTGGGTGCATATGTTTGTGACGTGCGAGGACTTTCCGGATGCGGTGCGCTTTGCGGAGGATCTGGCCAACGAGGACGGCATTCTGATCAAGCTCGTCTCGGTCTACGAGGCGCCGGTGGCGTTTGATTATTTCCAGCGGGTGAAGCCGCATGTGGATACAGATGCGAACCTGATCGGGCTGATGGTGGCGCCGCATTCGATGGACGGGTTCGAGACGTTTCTGGCGCGGCGACCGGAAGCAAAGCTGATCTATCGCAGCGATGCGAGCACATGGGAGAGGCAGCCGGGGCCGGTTTTTGAATATGGCTGGAACCACACGACGTTGCGCGCGCTGAAGGTCGATCCGTCGATCACCTATCTGCAGGTGCGCTATGCGGATCCGGATCAGTTGAAGCTGATCGAGCAGATCCGGGAAGAGTTCAGCCCGGAAGTGCTGCAGCATCTTGAGGTGATGCGGGATGGGGGAAAAGTCATCTTCGCGGGCCTGTCGCTGGTGAAATTCACGACGGAAGAGCGGCTGGACGAGATTATCGCGCGGCACGAGGCGGTTGGGGCGATGGTCTTTAATCCGCATCGCTATACGCTGGAAGAAGGCGGACGGCAGACGGTGGATGACACGCAGCTTGCATTCAAGAGGGAAGCGGATCCAAAAGGGCTGCTGAACCCGGGCAAGATGATTGCCTGGGACGATTCGGATTGGGGATATGAAAGGATGTATGCCTATCCGGGGTTGAAGGCGGCGGAGTGAGGCGGGCCGCTCATCCGCCCTGGCGGGCGTCTTCGCGGTGAAGCGGGCGCTGGTGCTCTTCGCGCATCCCTGTGCGGAAAGCTTTTCGGCGGCTTTGAACGCGCAAGTGGTGGCACAGTTGCAGGCGAGTGGCTGGGATGTGGATGTTTGCGATCTGAATGCCGAAGGGTTTGACCCGGTGCTGAGCGAAGCGGAGCGCAGAGGCTATCATGACGTGGGCCGCAACCGGGCGCCGGTCAGCGCATATGTCGAGCGTTTGCACGCAGCCGAGGCACTCGTGATGGTCTTTCCGGTCTGGAACTTCGGATATCCGGCTATCCTGAAAGGGTTCCTTGACCGGGTCTTCTTGCCGGGGGTGTCTTTTCGGCTGGAAGAGGGGCGGGTGGTACCGAACCTTACGCATATCCGACGGTTGGCGGCGGTCACGACTTACGGCGGCACGCGCCTGCGTGCCCTTTTATGCGGCGATCCCCCGCGTAAATGCGTCACACGTGCAGTTTGGCACGTATGCCGTCCCGAAAAAATGCGGTATCTTGCGCTTTACGACATGAACCGGGCGAGCGAACAGAGACGAGCGCAGTTTCTGGACCGGGTGGGGCAGGAGATGGAGGCATTTTGAATGCGGGCACTCGTTGTCTATTCACACCCCCGAGAGGGCAGTTTCAACGCGGCCATTAGGGACCTCGTTCTGGACAAGCTTCAGGCGGCCGGGGCAGAGATCCGGCTTATTGATCTTTACAAGAGCGGGTTTGATCCGCGGCTCACCTCTCATGAACTGGATATCTACGAAGATACCAGCATGAACACACACCACATCGCGGAGCAGGTGGATGCGCTGCGTTGGTGTGATACTCTGATTTTTGTCTATCCCACCTGGTGGTACGGTTTGCCGGCGATGCTGAAGGGCTGGCTGGACCGGATCATGGTGCCGGGCATTGCGTTTCTGATGCCGGATGAGGCCAATCCCGATATTCGCCCGGGCCTGACCCACGTCAAGAGGCTGGCCGTTTTCACCACCTGCGGCGCAAGTTGGTGGCTCACCCGGCTTGTGGGCGCTCCGGGCAAGCGCACACTTCTGCGTGGCGTGCGATTTATCTGCGCCAAGAGGTGCAAGACGGCGTTTGCGGCCCATTACCTGATGGATAGTTCGACACCGGAGAGCCGGGCCGCCCATCTTGGAAAGGTGGCGCGCAAGATGGATCGGTTCATCGGAGACGTGCCGGTTCCGCAACCGGTTCGCGCATGATCCCGGTCCTGGATGCGCGCGAGATCGAAAGCGATCCGGATCACTTTGCACACGAGATCGGACGGGCCTGCCGTGAGGTGGGCTTTTTCCTGCTTGAAGGGCACGAAATAGACGAGCAGCTGATTGCCGCTGTCTTTGAGCAGGGAGATGGGTTTTTCGCCCAGTCTGACGAAGCAAAAGCCCCCCTCTCGATCCTGAAAAACCCGCATAATCGGGGGTGGGCCGCTCTGGGCAGCGAGCGGCTTGATAGCGAAAGCGGGCAGGTGGATCGGAAAGAGGCGTTCAATGTCGGTTTCGACCTGGCCTCTGATGACCCGCGTGTCGTGGCCGGAGAACCGTTTCGCGGTGTCAATGTGTGGCCCGACTTGCCCATGTTCGAAGAGACGTTGCTGAGCTACTACGATGCGGTTTGGCGCTTGGGGGTCCGAGTACATGGCGGTCTGGCGCGTGATCTGGGACTGGAGCCCGGCTATTTCGACCCGTTCTTTGATGCCCCGATGGCAACACTGCGATTGCTGAGCTATCCTGCCGGAACGGGTGTGGCGGGCGAGATCGGCGCGGGCGCACATACCGACTACGGCTCTATCACGCTGTTGATGACGGACGGAGAGGCCGGACTTCAGGTGCGACCCCGCGGTGGGGATTGGATCGATGTCCCCCATAAGCCGGGTGCCTTCGTCGTGAACATCGGGGACTGTCTGATGCGGTGGAGCAATGATATCTATGTATCAAACCCGCACAGGGTCCTGCCGCCGGCCCGGCCGCGCCGGTCCATTGCGTTCTTTCTTGATCCCAATCCGGACGCTCTCATCACGGCCTTGCCGGGCACGGGAACGCCGAAATACACGCCGGTGACGGGCGCGGACTATCTCCGCTCCAGACTGGATGCGACATATGAAAGGGAGAGCGACGCCTGATGCGCCGACTTGATTGGGCGGAATACCGTTACGCGGAATTTGCCGCCTGCGATCCGATGGAGACCATAGCGATCCTGCCGACCGCGGCGATCGAGCAGCACGGTCCGCATCTGCCGGTCGGGACGGACGCGATGATCGCACAAGGGATGCTGTCGGAGTTGCGAGAGCAGTTGCCCGACGACCTTGATGTGCGGATCCTCCCGATCCAGTCAATTGGCAAGTCCAACGAGCATCTCTGGGCTGGCGGAACCCTCACCCTGAGTGCCGCCACGGCGCTTGCGGCCTGGACCGAAATTGGCCTGTCGGTCGCGCG encodes:
- a CDS encoding FAD-binding oxidoreductase, with the translated sequence MTPNVAAAKAALSHLEIEESDAAIKSKSRDFFWYSPVLKDRLDHVVADFVVSPKSEAEVIEILKVCYQHDCPVTTRGAGTGNYGQAMPLAGGCVMHLKHMSAVKEVHPGRVIVEPGCLLKDLDAECIAQSGQEIRMFSSTWATATIGGFIAGGSGGVGSCTWGALRDLGNIIRLRVVTMEEEPRVLEFRGEELARVSHAYGTNGIITEIEMPLAPAYDWVHMFVTCEDFPDAVRFAEDLANEDGILIKLVSVYEAPVAFDYFQRVKPHVDTDANLIGLMVAPHSMDGFETFLARRPEAKLIYRSDASTWERQPGPVFEYGWNHTTLRALKVDPSITYLQVRYADPDQLKLIEQIREEFSPEVLQHLEVMRDGGKVIFAGLSLVKFTTEERLDEIIARHEAVGAMVFNPHRYTLEEGGRQTVDDTQLAFKREADPKGLLNPGKMIAWDDSDWGYERMYAYPGLKAAE
- a CDS encoding ABC transporter permease; translation: MSIVEERPQSPVIDADEAARLRAARFERIGKWTLPVLTLLAGLLVWDRIVVWNEIPHYILPGPLLVFETLIKDWAILFNALLVTLQITLMALAAAVLGGVGLAVLFTQSRWVEMSFYPYAVILQVTPIVAIAPLIFIYVDSRLAGLLLCAWLVAFFPVLSNTTLGLNSADHNLRDLFRIYGATRWQKLRYLQLPSALPYFLGGLRIAGGLSLIGAVVAEYVAGTGGLESGLAFRILEAGYRLNIPRMFAALILIAGTGVIIFAGLSFLSHMLLRKWHESAIKREG
- a CDS encoding NAD(P)H-dependent oxidoreductase; translation: MRALVVYSHPREGSFNAAIRDLVLDKLQAAGAEIRLIDLYKSGFDPRLTSHELDIYEDTSMNTHHIAEQVDALRWCDTLIFVYPTWWYGLPAMLKGWLDRIMVPGIAFLMPDEANPDIRPGLTHVKRLAVFTTCGASWWLTRLVGAPGKRTLLRGVRFICAKRCKTAFAAHYLMDSSTPESRAAHLGKVARKMDRFIGDVPVPQPVRA
- a CDS encoding ABC transporter ATP-binding protein, with the translated sequence MTAAAPKDARPLLLRMEGVDKTFAGQVVALKGMSLDVRQGDFISLLGPSGCGKSTALRLISDLLHPTAGRIAWEGRHDHGDLGVVFQEPTLMPWATVAQNVWLPFRLQGRSYNAVKDEILEALKLVGLENFQNAYPRELSGGMKMRVSIARAMVTRPRLILMDEPFAALDEITRFKLNNDLLELKEKIGCTVIFVTHSVFESVFLSDRIVVMAARPGRVIRELSVDAPYPRDDVFRTSADYAAHTREATDALHAAMGEAA
- a CDS encoding ABC transporter substrate-binding protein, which codes for MSHFKLAPMIVAMGLAASAATADDHGEKVVFGTNWLAQAEHGGFYQSVADGTYAECGLDVEIISGGPQVNNRALMLAGRIDFHMGGDMLQAFNAVKEGIPVVSVAAIFQKHPQVIVAHPGEADSWEELKDLTLLIGDNGFTSYYQWMIAEHGFTVEQREPYTFNPAPFLADKRKGMQGYLSSEPYLVQKEAGFEPNVFLIADAGYSSYATTIETMADTIENEPEKVKCFVDGSLTGWYNYLYGDSSAADELIKAANPDMTQDKIDFAKAMMRDEGIVDSGAALELGIGSMTDEVIGDFYQKMVDAGVLEDGLDWQSAYTLEFTNQKVGMDLRPGN
- a CDS encoding cytosine deaminase, coding for MQFRALPSGPITLENVTIPACLLGRQGDLIRTDLSIAEGRIAEPQPLAIDMNGAMAFPAFIDMHVHLDKGHIWGRAPNPDGTFTGAIETVGADRQAHWSAEDVRRRMEFSLRCAYAHGTRAVRTHLDSIPPQDDITWPVFRELRAAWAGRVDLQAACLIGCDGFSEDGAFVHTADLVAESGGVLGMVTYPVPDLRERLTGFFRMAEARGLSADFHVDETMDPEAESLRLIAEVALETGFARPVVVGHCCSLSTQDEARAMETLDLVARAGLHVVSLPLCNLYLQDRHAGRTPRGRGITLVHEMKERGINVSFASDNTRDPFYAYGDMDMLEVMREATRIGHLDHSAPDWSHAFLTNPARACGFDAPSLAVGAPADLVICKARSWTELFARPQADRIVLREGEPIDRTLPDYAELDDLMRMP
- a CDS encoding isopenicillin N synthase family oxygenase — encoded protein: MIPVLDAREIESDPDHFAHEIGRACREVGFFLLEGHEIDEQLIAAVFEQGDGFFAQSDEAKAPLSILKNPHNRGWAALGSERLDSESGQVDRKEAFNVGFDLASDDPRVVAGEPFRGVNVWPDLPMFEETLLSYYDAVWRLGVRVHGGLARDLGLEPGYFDPFFDAPMATLRLLSYPAGTGVAGEIGAGAHTDYGSITLLMTDGEAGLQVRPRGGDWIDVPHKPGAFVVNIGDCLMRWSNDIYVSNPHRVLPPARPRRSIAFFLDPNPDALITALPGTGTPKYTPVTGADYLRSRLDATYERESDA
- a CDS encoding NAD(P)H-dependent oxidoreductase, with the protein product MKRALVLFAHPCAESFSAALNAQVVAQLQASGWDVDVCDLNAEGFDPVLSEAERRGYHDVGRNRAPVSAYVERLHAAEALVMVFPVWNFGYPAILKGFLDRVFLPGVSFRLEEGRVVPNLTHIRRLAAVTTYGGTRLRALLCGDPPRKCVTRAVWHVCRPEKMRYLALYDMNRASEQRRAQFLDRVGQEMEAF